A genome region from Mesorhizobium sp. B2-1-8 includes the following:
- a CDS encoding cisplatin damage response ATP-dependent DNA ligase, translating to MNRFAELLDRLVLMPSRNGKLTLLTDYFRSVEDPDRGLALAAITGDLKIAAVKPAMLRTLVIERMDPVLFGYSYDYVGDLAETVSLVWPQTPGGIANREPTLGEVVAKLQAASRSDGPKVLAGLLDSAGISARFAIIKLVTGGLRIGVSARLAKQALADFGKVDMAEIEELWHGLSPPYTALFAWLEGKAEKPRNTAMALFRPVMLSNPIGDGDLEKLDPLDYAAEWKWDGIRVQAVAEGGIRRLYSRTGDDVSGAFPDLADAMHFSATLDGELLVGDPRDATGTFSDLQQRLNRKTVTPKMQQQYPAFMRCYDLLQIGAEDLRPLSFRERRGRLEAFIGTLDPSRFDLSPFVHFTDWQALEDLRRAPPHPIIEGVMLKRWDSPYVAGRPKGPWFKWKRDPHTVDAVLMYAQRGHGKRSSFYSDYTFGVWSGATGEEELVPVGKAYFGFTDEELKQIDKYVRDNTVERFGPVRSVRADRDNGLVLEVAFEGLNRSTRHKSGVAMRFPRISRLRWDKPANEADRIETLQALLDR from the coding sequence ATGAACCGCTTCGCCGAGCTTCTCGACCGCCTGGTGCTGATGCCATCACGCAACGGCAAGTTGACCCTTTTGACCGACTATTTCCGCAGCGTCGAGGATCCCGATCGCGGCCTGGCGCTGGCCGCCATCACCGGCGATCTCAAGATTGCCGCGGTCAAGCCGGCCATGCTGCGCACGCTGGTCATCGAACGCATGGACCCGGTGCTGTTCGGCTATTCCTACGACTATGTCGGCGACCTCGCCGAGACGGTGTCGCTGGTCTGGCCGCAAACGCCTGGCGGGATCGCGAACCGCGAGCCGACGCTTGGCGAAGTTGTGGCGAAGCTGCAGGCGGCGAGCCGCTCCGATGGACCGAAGGTGCTGGCGGGGCTGCTCGACAGCGCCGGCATCTCGGCGCGCTTTGCCATCATCAAGCTGGTCACCGGCGGCCTGCGCATCGGCGTCTCGGCGCGGCTGGCCAAACAGGCGCTGGCCGATTTCGGCAAGGTCGACATGGCCGAGATCGAGGAGCTCTGGCATGGGCTATCGCCGCCCTACACGGCGCTGTTCGCCTGGCTGGAAGGCAAGGCCGAAAAACCGCGCAACACGGCGATGGCGCTGTTTCGCCCGGTCATGCTGTCGAATCCGATCGGCGACGGCGACCTCGAAAAGCTCGATCCCTTGGACTATGCGGCGGAATGGAAATGGGACGGGATCCGCGTCCAGGCGGTGGCCGAAGGCGGCATCCGCCGGCTCTATTCGCGCACCGGCGACGATGTCTCGGGCGCCTTTCCAGATCTCGCCGACGCCATGCACTTTTCCGCGACGCTCGATGGCGAACTGCTTGTCGGCGATCCGCGAGACGCGACGGGCACCTTCTCGGACCTGCAGCAACGGCTGAACCGCAAGACGGTGACGCCGAAGATGCAGCAGCAATATCCGGCCTTCATGCGTTGCTACGACCTGCTGCAGATCGGCGCGGAGGATCTGCGCCCACTGTCCTTCCGCGAGCGGCGCGGCCGTCTCGAAGCCTTCATCGGGACGCTCGACCCCAGCCGCTTCGATCTTTCCCCCTTCGTCCACTTCACGGACTGGCAGGCGCTCGAGGACCTGCGCCGCGCGCCGCCGCATCCGATCATCGAAGGGGTGATGCTGAAGCGCTGGGATTCGCCCTATGTCGCTGGCCGGCCGAAGGGGCCGTGGTTCAAATGGAAGCGCGATCCGCACACGGTGGACGCCGTGCTGATGTATGCCCAGCGTGGCCACGGCAAGCGCTCGAGCTTCTATTCCGACTACACGTTCGGCGTCTGGTCCGGAGCCACGGGCGAGGAGGAACTGGTGCCGGTCGGCAAGGCCTATTTCGGCTTCACCGACGAGGAGCTGAAGCAGATCGACAAATATGTCAGGGACAACACCGTCGAGCGCTTCGGACCGGTGCGCTCGGTGCGCGCCGATCGCGACAATGGCCTGGTGCTGGAAGTCGCCTTCGAGGGGCTCAACCGTTCGACCCGGCACAAATCGGGTGTGGCCATGCGCTTCCCCAGGATTTCACGGTTGCGCTGGGACAAGCCGGCCAACGAGGCCGACCGCATCGAAACCCTGCAGGCGCTGCTCGACCGCTAG
- a CDS encoding 2-hydroxyacid dehydrogenase gives MEKGRILLAVTGFHPQRWRDLLSAEREVVLEPDGAKDPSITYAVVWKHKPNLMSSLPNLRAIFSIGAGVDHIFADPGLPDVPIVKVVADNLTQYMTEYVVWRVLDHHRQGLLYRSQQLKKIWHEPQQRPAGDISVGIMGLGSLGRAAASVLLSLGFAVNGWSRSDRPMKGVATYSGEAGLIPFLNATDILVVLLPLTPDTQGIINYGVLKELRKRNGLGGSVLINAGRGRLQKDADIVRALDDGTLKEASLDVFEVEPLPKTNPLWRHPKVFVTPHAAATSDPVHLAPIMLRQMDAFERGEKLDNLVDRKAGY, from the coding sequence ATGGAAAAAGGCCGTATCCTGCTTGCCGTCACCGGCTTTCATCCGCAGCGCTGGCGCGACCTGTTGTCGGCCGAGCGCGAGGTGGTGCTGGAGCCGGACGGCGCCAAGGATCCCTCGATCACCTATGCGGTGGTGTGGAAGCACAAGCCCAATCTGATGTCGTCGCTGCCCAATCTGCGCGCCATCTTCTCGATCGGCGCCGGCGTCGACCATATCTTCGCCGATCCCGGCCTGCCCGACGTGCCGATCGTCAAGGTCGTCGCCGATAACTTGACGCAGTACATGACCGAGTACGTCGTCTGGCGAGTGCTCGACCATCATCGCCAGGGCCTGCTCTACCGGTCGCAGCAGCTGAAGAAGATCTGGCACGAACCGCAACAGAGGCCGGCCGGCGACATTTCCGTCGGCATCATGGGTCTCGGCAGTCTCGGCCGGGCCGCGGCCTCGGTGCTTCTGTCGCTCGGCTTCGCGGTCAATGGCTGGTCGCGCAGCGACCGGCCGATGAAGGGGGTGGCGACCTATTCCGGCGAAGCGGGCCTGATCCCGTTCCTCAACGCCACCGACATTCTGGTGGTGCTCCTGCCGCTCACTCCGGACACGCAAGGCATCATCAATTACGGCGTGCTGAAGGAATTGCGCAAGCGCAACGGGCTTGGCGGCTCGGTGCTGATCAATGCCGGACGCGGGCGGCTGCAGAAGGATGCCGACATCGTGCGGGCCTTGGACGACGGCACGCTGAAGGAAGCGAGCCTCGACGTGTTCGAAGTCGAGCCGCTGCCGAAGACCAATCCGCTGTGGCGCCATCCGAAAGTGTTCGTGACGCCGCATGCCGCGGCGACTTCCGATCCCGTGCACCTGGCGCCGATCATGCTGCGCCAGATGGACGCCTTCGAGCGCGGCGAGAAGCTCGACAATCTGGTGGACCGCAAGGCGGGATATTAG
- a CDS encoding EF-hand domain-containing protein has protein sequence MIRRSILAAALSLLTTAAPAQTAAQPPAATPPAAASPAATSSAAKSDITLAKFQKRREKAIMAADTDGDGKISLLEWEAFQAKRNVKGDPAKSFARIDSNHDGLIDRAELDAFFAKRFARLDKNGDGMLTADEMPGHKSAPKPEQ, from the coding sequence ATGATACGCCGTTCGATCCTTGCCGCTGCCTTGAGCCTGCTGACCACCGCGGCTCCGGCCCAGACAGCGGCACAGCCACCGGCCGCGACGCCACCGGCCGCCGCGTCGCCCGCTGCTACATCGTCGGCCGCCAAGTCCGACATCACACTGGCCAAGTTCCAGAAACGGCGGGAGAAGGCGATCATGGCCGCCGACACGGACGGCGACGGCAAGATCAGCCTGCTGGAGTGGGAGGCTTTTCAGGCCAAGCGCAACGTCAAGGGCGATCCGGCCAAATCCTTCGCGCGCATCGATTCCAATCATGACGGCTTGATCGACCGGGCCGAGCTCGATGCGTTCTTCGCCAAGCGCTTTGCCCGGCTCGACAAGAATGGCGACGGCATGCTGACGGCCGACGAGATGCCGGGCCACAAATCCGCTCCCAAGCCGGAGCAGTGA
- a CDS encoding GCG_CRPN prefix-to-repeats domain-containing protein yields the protein MNRLTQYAAAAVLALTGTGATVATSAAMPMTVQPAAPALIEHVAWGCGLGWHPNHWGRCVPNRVVVYPRYRYWHGPAYYGWHPHRHWHRWHRW from the coding sequence ATGAATCGTCTGACACAATACGCGGCAGCAGCCGTCCTCGCCTTGACCGGAACCGGCGCAACCGTCGCGACGTCCGCCGCCATGCCTATGACGGTGCAACCGGCCGCCCCGGCGCTGATCGAGCATGTGGCCTGGGGCTGCGGGCTCGGCTGGCATCCCAATCACTGGGGGCGCTGCGTTCCCAACCGTGTCGTGGTGTATCCGCGCTACCGCTATTGGCACGGCCCGGCCTATTACGGCTGGCATCCGCACCGCCACTGGCACCGCTGGCATCGCTGGTAG
- a CDS encoding AAA family ATPase has product MNLSDLGDRICILGPSNSGKSTLADAIARKRGLTPIHLDLLFHLPNTDWEQRPRDEFIALHDAAIAGERWVMDGNYSVCMPQRFQRSTGLILLDISTSASLLRHFRRTLFERERRGGLEGGRDSIKWDMIHHIAVATPENRQRYRAMFERIDLPKLQLPSVRAIKKCFQDWDLAR; this is encoded by the coding sequence GTGAATCTCTCGGACTTAGGCGACCGCATCTGTATTTTGGGGCCGTCCAACAGCGGCAAGTCGACGCTTGCCGACGCGATCGCGCGCAAGCGTGGCCTGACGCCCATCCATCTCGATCTGCTCTTTCATCTGCCCAACACGGATTGGGAGCAGCGCCCGAGGGACGAGTTCATTGCCTTGCATGACGCCGCGATCGCCGGCGAGCGGTGGGTGATGGACGGAAACTACTCGGTTTGCATGCCGCAACGCTTCCAGCGCTCGACGGGATTGATCCTGCTGGACATCTCCACCTCGGCAAGTCTGCTGCGTCATTTCAGGCGAACCCTGTTCGAGAGGGAGAGGCGCGGTGGCCTGGAAGGCGGGCGCGACAGCATCAAATGGGACATGATCCACCACATCGCCGTGGCCACGCCGGAAAACCGGCAGAGATACAGGGCGATGTTCGAGCGGATCGACCTGCCAAAGCTGCAGCTGCCTTCGGTTCGGGCGATCAAGAAATGTTTTCAGGACTGGGACTTGGCCAGGTGA
- a CDS encoding YodC family protein: MPNTFKTGDVVKLRSGGPKMTVSDGAASGMYLCHWFNKEGEVWTPQHAGFKQEQLVAADQST; this comes from the coding sequence ATGCCCAACACTTTCAAGACCGGAGACGTCGTCAAGCTGAGGTCGGGAGGCCCGAAGATGACGGTCAGCGACGGCGCCGCTTCCGGCATGTATCTGTGCCACTGGTTCAACAAAGAGGGCGAGGTGTGGACGCCGCAGCATGCCGGCTTCAAGCAGGAGCAGCTGGTAGCCGCCGACCAATCGACGTAA
- a CDS encoding ligase-associated DNA damage response exonuclease, with protein MRASDLLHPRPEGLYCPPGDFFIDPVRPVNRALITHGHSDHARSGHGSVLATQQTLDIMGLRYGEDFAGTTQAAMLGETIAIDGVDVTFHPAGHVLGSAQIAVEHQGRRIVASGDYKRQKDATCAPFEPIRCDVFITEATFGLPVFRHPPDTEEIARLLKSAAQFPERSHLVGAYALGKAQRVMRLLRDAGYDKPLYIHGALAKLSAYYQSQGIDLGELEPATVESGGKQDFAGAIVVGPPSAFADRWARRFPDPISCFASGWMRIRQRAKQGGVELPLIISDHADWDELIVTIKQTGAEEIWVTHGREEALVRWCELEGIAARPLHLVGYEDEGD; from the coding sequence ATGCGCGCCAGCGACCTGCTTCATCCCCGGCCCGAAGGCCTCTACTGCCCGCCGGGCGATTTCTTCATCGACCCGGTGCGGCCGGTGAACCGGGCGCTGATCACCCACGGCCATTCCGACCATGCTCGTTCCGGCCACGGCTCGGTGCTTGCGACGCAGCAGACGCTCGATATCATGGGACTTCGCTATGGCGAGGATTTTGCCGGGACGACGCAGGCAGCCATGCTCGGCGAGACGATTGCCATCGACGGCGTCGATGTCACCTTTCATCCGGCGGGCCATGTGCTGGGTTCGGCGCAGATTGCTGTCGAGCACCAGGGCAGGCGCATCGTCGCCTCCGGCGACTACAAGCGGCAGAAGGATGCGACCTGCGCGCCGTTCGAGCCGATCCGCTGCGACGTCTTCATCACCGAGGCAACCTTCGGCCTGCCGGTGTTTCGCCATCCACCCGACACGGAAGAGATCGCCCGCCTCTTGAAATCGGCGGCGCAATTTCCGGAGCGCTCGCACTTGGTCGGCGCCTATGCGCTGGGCAAGGCGCAGCGCGTGATGCGGCTGCTACGCGACGCCGGTTACGACAAGCCGCTCTACATCCATGGCGCGCTGGCCAAGCTCAGCGCGTATTACCAAAGCCAGGGCATCGATCTCGGCGAACTCGAGCCGGCGACGGTGGAGAGCGGCGGCAAGCAGGATTTCGCCGGGGCCATCGTGGTCGGCCCGCCATCGGCCTTCGCCGACCGCTGGGCTCGGCGCTTTCCCGATCCGATCTCGTGCTTTGCGTCGGGTTGGATGCGCATCCGCCAGCGCGCCAAGCAAGGCGGCGTCGAACTGCCGCTCATCATCTCGGATCATGCCGACTGGGACGAACTGATCGTCACCATCAAGCAGACCGGCGCCGAGGAAATCTGGGTCACGCACGGCCGAGAGGAAGCGCTGGTGCGCTGGTGCGAACTGGAAGGGATAGCGGCCAGGCCACTGCATCTGGTGGGCTATGAGGACGAGGGCGATTGA
- a CDS encoding class I SAM-dependent DNA methyltransferase — MKPLQTSSGDPNADRRADYAEMLFASGDHTAAAELLLGALELAPQWAMGWFRLGEMQEASGRLDLAAQAWMTSLKLDPADRQGAALKLQLIGKGPVSMAPPSAFVETLFDHYAETFEEMLVGKLDYRLPEVLDAAIRKARPGRFRLALDLGCGTGLMGERLRPIVDRLEGVDISARMLRMARAKGIYDALTKADLQDFSYSGDMADLVMSADVLIYIGGLEGFVGTVAGLLAEGGLFAFSVESLADGGDFALQPSRRYAHSEGYVGRTLEANGLSIVALEPTTIRQDRREPVKGLAVVARKAHAM, encoded by the coding sequence ATGAAACCGCTTCAGACCTCGTCGGGCGACCCGAACGCCGATCGCCGTGCAGATTATGCCGAAATGCTCTTTGCCTCAGGCGATCATACTGCTGCGGCCGAGTTGCTGCTCGGTGCGCTGGAACTGGCGCCGCAATGGGCAATGGGCTGGTTTCGGCTCGGCGAGATGCAGGAGGCATCAGGCAGGCTCGACCTTGCGGCGCAAGCCTGGATGACGTCGCTGAAACTCGATCCGGCCGATCGCCAGGGCGCGGCCCTCAAATTGCAGCTGATCGGCAAGGGTCCGGTCTCCATGGCGCCGCCCAGTGCCTTTGTCGAAACGCTGTTCGACCACTATGCGGAGACATTCGAGGAGATGCTGGTCGGCAAGCTCGACTACCGGCTGCCCGAGGTACTCGACGCCGCCATCCGCAAGGCAAGGCCAGGCCGCTTCCGCCTGGCGCTCGACCTGGGCTGCGGCACCGGATTGATGGGCGAGAGGCTGAGGCCGATCGTCGACCGGCTGGAGGGGGTCGATATCTCGGCAAGGATGCTGAGGATGGCGCGGGCAAAAGGTATCTATGACGCGCTGACAAAAGCGGATTTGCAGGACTTTTCCTATTCCGGCGACATGGCCGATCTGGTGATGTCAGCCGACGTGCTGATCTACATCGGCGGGCTCGAAGGTTTTGTGGGAACGGTCGCCGGCCTGCTCGCCGAGGGCGGCCTGTTTGCCTTTTCCGTCGAGAGCTTGGCGGATGGCGGCGACTTCGCGCTGCAGCCGTCGCGGCGCTATGCCCATTCGGAGGGCTATGTTGGACGGACCCTCGAGGCCAACGGCCTCTCGATCGTGGCGCTGGAGCCGACCACCATCCGGCAGGATCGCCGCGAGCCCGTCAAAGGCCTGGCCGTCGTGGCACGGAAAGCTCATGCCATGTGA
- a CDS encoding ABC transporter ATP-binding protein has product MSETPLLSVQDLSVAFSQDGGQSVAVDHISFDIAKGETVALVGESGSGKSVSALSVLKLLPYPSASHPSGKILFQGADLLAMSEKQLRQVRGNKITMIFQEPMTSLNPLHTIEHQIVEILKLHQGMGDRPAKARTLALLNEVGIRDPQKRLDAYPHQLSGGQRQRVMIAMALANEPELLIADEPTTALDVTVQAQILELLAGLKSRKGMSMLFITHDLGIVRKIADRVCVMTKGKIVETGPTKDIFANPQHPYTRHLLAAEPKGKPPAANAGAKPVMTGKDIKVWFPIKQGFFRRVVDHVKAVDGIDVTVRAGQTLGVVGESGSGKTTLGLALARMISSTGAIQFNGRDINQLTFNAMRPLRRELQIVFQDPFGSLSPRMSIAEIIEEGLKIHEPKLSPDERDDKVAAVLKEVGLDPATRNRYPHEFSGGQRQRVAIARAMVLNPRFVMLDEPTSALDMSVQAQVVDLLRDLQAKHDLAYLFISHDLKVIRALANDVIVMRNGQIVEAGTSEQIFGNPQTDYTRALISAAFKIETAPTGVVSE; this is encoded by the coding sequence ATGAGCGAAACCCCCTTGCTCAGCGTCCAGGACCTCAGCGTCGCCTTCAGCCAGGACGGCGGCCAGTCTGTCGCCGTCGACCACATCTCGTTCGACATCGCCAAGGGCGAGACGGTGGCGCTGGTCGGCGAATCCGGCTCCGGCAAATCGGTCTCGGCGCTGTCGGTGCTGAAGCTGCTGCCCTACCCCAGCGCCAGCCATCCCTCGGGCAAGATCCTGTTCCAGGGCGCCGACCTGCTGGCCATGAGCGAGAAGCAATTGCGGCAGGTGCGCGGCAACAAGATCACCATGATCTTCCAGGAGCCGATGACCTCGCTCAATCCGTTGCACACGATCGAGCACCAGATCGTCGAAATCCTGAAGCTGCATCAGGGCATGGGCGATCGTCCGGCCAAGGCGCGGACGCTGGCCCTACTCAACGAGGTCGGCATCCGCGATCCACAGAAACGGCTCGACGCCTATCCGCACCAGCTTTCGGGCGGCCAGCGCCAACGCGTCATGATCGCCATGGCGCTCGCCAACGAGCCGGAACTGTTGATCGCCGACGAGCCGACGACGGCGCTCGATGTCACCGTGCAGGCGCAGATCCTCGAACTGCTCGCGGGCCTCAAAAGCCGCAAGGGCATGTCGATGCTGTTCATCACCCATGACCTCGGCATCGTACGCAAGATCGCCGACCGGGTCTGCGTGATGACCAAGGGCAAGATCGTCGAGACAGGACCGACCAAGGACATCTTCGCCAACCCGCAGCACCCCTATACGCGCCACCTCCTGGCCGCCGAGCCGAAAGGCAAGCCGCCGGCCGCCAATGCCGGCGCCAAGCCTGTCATGACCGGCAAGGACATCAAGGTCTGGTTTCCGATCAAGCAGGGCTTCTTCCGGCGTGTCGTCGATCACGTGAAAGCGGTCGACGGCATCGATGTCACGGTGCGCGCCGGCCAGACGCTGGGCGTGGTCGGGGAATCCGGTTCGGGCAAGACGACGCTCGGCCTGGCGCTGGCGCGCATGATCTCGTCGACCGGAGCCATCCAGTTCAACGGCCGCGACATCAACCAGCTCACCTTCAACGCCATGCGGCCGCTCAGGCGCGAACTGCAGATCGTCTTTCAGGATCCGTTCGGTTCGCTCAGCCCGCGCATGTCGATCGCCGAGATCATCGAGGAAGGCCTGAAGATCCACGAGCCGAAACTGTCACCCGACGAGCGCGACGACAAGGTCGCCGCCGTGCTGAAGGAAGTCGGCCTCGACCCGGCGACCCGCAACCGCTATCCGCACGAATTTTCCGGTGGCCAGCGCCAGCGTGTCGCCATCGCGCGTGCCATGGTTCTCAACCCGCGCTTCGTCATGCTGGACGAGCCGACATCGGCGCTCGACATGAGCGTGCAGGCGCAGGTCGTCGATCTCCTGCGCGATTTGCAGGCCAAGCACGACCTCGCCTATCTCTTCATCAGCCATGACCTCAAGGTCATCCGGGCGCTGGCCAACGACGTCATCGTCATGCGCAACGGCCAGATCGTCGAAGCCGGCACGTCCGAACAGATTTTTGGAAATCCGCAAACCGACTATACTCGGGCGCTGATCTCGGCCGCCTTCAAGATCGAGACGGCGCCGACAGGCGTGGTCAGCGAGTGA
- a CDS encoding periplasmic heavy metal sensor, whose product MSARWVRGLVIASVVLNVFLAGAFVSGAVWLRNARAGAGYSLESVGGQLPEKDRKSFRKALRQVRIEARQTILDGQQARQEAADLLRQPVVDTVALSAALERARNADVTVRTRLEQAIVDFAANTSPQNRSALAAALMRHVERRAAVAPKKSP is encoded by the coding sequence ATGAGCGCGCGCTGGGTTCGTGGTCTGGTCATCGCCTCGGTCGTGCTGAACGTCTTTCTTGCCGGGGCATTTGTCAGCGGGGCCGTCTGGCTGAGAAATGCCAGGGCAGGCGCCGGGTACTCGTTGGAGTCGGTTGGCGGACAGCTTCCCGAAAAAGATCGCAAGTCCTTTCGCAAGGCGCTGCGGCAAGTACGCATTGAAGCCCGCCAGACTATTCTTGACGGCCAGCAGGCAAGGCAGGAGGCGGCGGACCTGTTGCGCCAACCCGTTGTGGACACCGTGGCTTTGTCCGCCGCCCTGGAGCGGGCGCGCAACGCTGACGTGACCGTGCGCACGCGGCTTGAACAGGCCATTGTCGACTTCGCGGCGAACACATCGCCGCAGAACCGGAGCGCGCTGGCCGCGGCACTGATGCGCCATGTGGAACGCCGCGCGGCCGTAGCACCAAAAAAATCGCCGTGA
- a CDS encoding RNA polymerase sigma factor, with the protein MSGDPDEELVRRVGAGDPAAVQALVARKLPRILSLAVRMLGDAAEAEDVAQETFMRIWRHASKWRRGNARFDTWIHRVTLNLCYDRLRRRREWVTDEVPDIVDPAPLPDSHPGDEAHRVERALQAIAPRQREAIILVYYQEMSNIEAAATLEISVDALESLLSRGRRALQAMLARDGCDD; encoded by the coding sequence ATGAGCGGCGATCCGGACGAGGAGTTGGTTCGTCGGGTCGGTGCTGGCGATCCCGCGGCGGTGCAGGCGCTCGTCGCGCGGAAGTTGCCGCGTATCCTTTCGCTTGCCGTGCGCATGCTGGGCGATGCGGCGGAGGCCGAGGATGTCGCGCAGGAAACCTTTATGCGCATCTGGCGTCATGCCTCGAAGTGGCGGCGTGGCAATGCACGCTTCGACACCTGGATCCACCGCGTCACGCTCAACCTTTGCTACGACCGGCTGCGTCGGCGCCGCGAATGGGTGACCGACGAAGTGCCGGACATTGTCGATCCCGCCCCGCTTCCCGATTCCCATCCTGGCGACGAGGCGCATCGGGTCGAGCGGGCCTTGCAGGCAATCGCGCCACGCCAGCGCGAGGCGATCATCCTGGTCTACTACCAGGAGATGTCCAACATCGAGGCGGCCGCGACCCTGGAGATCAGTGTCGATGCCCTGGAGAGCCTGCTGTCGCGCGGCCGGCGGGCGCTGCAGGCGATGCTGGCCAGGGATGGCTGCGATGACTGA
- a CDS encoding DUF1800 domain-containing protein, whose product MAAPAKGSALLDPALIAFNRFGLGARPGDRDRLANDPRGYLKAELRRPDVAMISPDDPAYTDLEGSTSAIQASMAANLQRKLDRERMATEQPATGTPASASAMPPPAASGVSSPAAKAKPAVPPVEVTLFRAEAQARFDKALRAEAGFVERLVYFWSNHFCVSVAKGNIVRASAGAFEREAIRPFVLGRFADMLMAVERHPAMLFYLDNQHSIGPNSRAGKNRQRGLNENLAREILELHTLGVGSGYSQADVTSFARILTGWTMAGREGRLGEPGSFVFNANAHEPGEAVLLGKTYPAGGMGQAEAALDDIARHPATAQHIATQLARHFIADDPPPAAVARLAKVFIKNDGNLRALAAALIDLPEAWSTPLAKMRSPLDYVTAIRRAAGPGPNDPGQPLKWLNALGEPLWRPPGPNGFSDQADSWASAEGMKTRLDIAWQAARQVKDIGNPNDMLDAVIGPSASPETRQAVARAESKQQGLALLLMAPEFQRR is encoded by the coding sequence ATGGCAGCCCCGGCTAAAGGTTCCGCCCTACTGGATCCAGCCCTGATTGCCTTCAATCGCTTCGGGCTCGGGGCCCGGCCTGGCGACCGCGACAGGCTGGCGAACGACCCTCGCGGCTATCTCAAGGCGGAACTGCGACGGCCGGACGTCGCCATGATCTCGCCTGACGATCCGGCCTACACCGATCTCGAGGGAAGCACGTCTGCCATCCAGGCCAGCATGGCGGCAAACCTCCAGCGCAAGCTGGACCGGGAGCGGATGGCGACAGAGCAGCCGGCAACGGGCACGCCAGCCTCGGCCTCGGCTATGCCGCCGCCGGCCGCATCGGGCGTGTCGTCGCCCGCTGCCAAGGCCAAACCCGCCGTGCCGCCTGTCGAGGTCACCTTGTTCCGGGCCGAGGCGCAGGCGCGCTTCGACAAAGCCTTGCGGGCCGAGGCCGGCTTCGTCGAGCGTCTGGTCTATTTTTGGTCGAACCATTTCTGCGTCTCCGTGGCGAAGGGCAACATCGTGCGCGCCAGCGCCGGGGCCTTCGAACGGGAAGCCATCCGGCCCTTCGTGCTCGGGCGTTTCGCCGACATGCTCATGGCGGTGGAGCGGCATCCGGCGATGCTGTTCTATCTCGACAACCAGCACTCTATCGGCCCGAATTCGCGCGCCGGCAAGAACCGCCAGCGCGGCCTCAACGAGAACCTCGCCCGCGAGATCCTGGAACTGCACACGCTCGGTGTCGGCAGCGGCTACAGCCAGGCCGACGTCACCAGCTTCGCGCGCATCCTGACCGGCTGGACGATGGCCGGACGGGAAGGACGGCTGGGCGAACCCGGCAGTTTCGTCTTCAACGCCAATGCGCACGAGCCGGGCGAGGCGGTGCTGCTCGGCAAGACCTATCCGGCCGGCGGCATGGGGCAGGCCGAGGCCGCGCTCGATGACATCGCCCGTCATCCGGCGACCGCGCAACACATCGCGACGCAACTTGCCCGCCATTTCATAGCCGACGATCCGCCGCCGGCGGCGGTCGCCCGTCTCGCCAAGGTGTTCATCAAGAACGACGGCAATCTCAGGGCACTGGCGGCGGCGCTCATCGACCTGCCGGAGGCGTGGTCGACACCATTGGCCAAGATGCGCTCGCCCCTCGACTATGTCACCGCCATCAGGCGGGCGGCCGGCCCGGGACCGAACGATCCCGGCCAGCCGCTCAAATGGCTCAACGCGCTGGGCGAGCCGCTCTGGCGGCCGCCGGGACCGAACGGCTTTTCCGACCAGGCGGACAGCTGGGCATCGGCGGAGGGCATGAAGACACGGCTCGACATCGCCTGGCAGGCTGCCAGGCAAGTGAAAGACATCGGCAATCCCAACGACATGCTCGACGCGGTCATCGGTCCCTCCGCCTCGCCGGAAACGCGCCAGGCGGTCGCCCGCGCCGAGTCCAAGCAGCAAGGCCTGGCGCTGTTGCTGATGGCGCCCGAATTCCAGCGCCGATAG